A window from Ornithorhynchus anatinus isolate Pmale09 chromosome X4, mOrnAna1.pri.v4, whole genome shotgun sequence encodes these proteins:
- the FUT7 gene encoding alpha-(1,3)-fucosyltransferase 7 yields the protein MPSGRLLVKGLLGGVVLLTLAFWNLKFWLPLPEGVPRPRQPQAGLTVLIWHWPFGRPANLSGDVCATLYGVEGCLLTTNRSLLRQADVVVFHHRELQSGQARLPLGERPPHQPWLWITLESPSHTYGLARLGGIFNWVMTYRRDSDVFMPYGELVPRASPAPTLPPKDGLVSWVVSNYHAGQRRAAVYAELAKHVPVALFGRANGRPLCPACLVSTTGRYRFYLAFENSQHHDYITEKLWRNALLAGAVPVVLGPPRATYEAFLPPDAFIHVDDFGSVRELARFLSGMNASCYQLFFRWRERLAVRLHADWRERFCTICSRYPHLPRGRVYRDLEAWFRGGDGPQGEGPGGGTASSYLLLILEPVKPGINPARL from the exons atGCCCTCCGGCCGCCTGCTGGTCAAAGGGCTACTGGGAGGGGTGGTCCTGCTCACCCTGGCCTTCTGGAACCTGAAGTTCTGGCTCCCGCTGCCAGAGGGTGTCCCTCGGCCCCGCCAACCTCAGGCTGGCCTCACGGTGCTCATCTGGCACTGGCCCTTCGGCCGGCCGGCGAACCTCAGCGGTGACGTCTGCGCCACCCTGTACGGCGTGGAGGGCTGCCTCCTCACCACCAACCGCAGCCTCCTCCGCCAGGCTGACGTGGTCGTCTTCCACCACCGGGAGCTGCAGTCCGGCCAGGCCCGGCTACCTCTGGGCGAACGCCCCCCGCACCAGCCCTGGCTCTGGATCACCCTGGAGTCCCCCAGCCACACCTATGGCCTGGCCCGCCTGGGCGGCATCTTCAACTGGGTCATGACCTACCGGCGCGACTCGGACGTCTTCATGCCCTACGGGGAGCTCGtgccccgggcctccccggccccgacgcTGCCGCCCAAGGACGGGCTGGTCTCCTGGGTGGTCAGCAACTATCACGCGGGGCAGCGGCGGGCGGCCGTGTACGCCGAGTTGGCCAAGCACGTGCCAGTGGCCCTGTTCGGCCGGGCTAACGGCCGGCCCCTCTGCCCGGCCTGCCTGGTCTCCACCACCGGCCGCTATCGCTTCTACCTGGCCTTCGAGAACTCCCAGCACCACGACTACATCACCGAGAAACTCTGGCGCAACGCCCTGCTGGCGGGCGCGGTGCCCGTGGTCCTGGGGCCGCCCCGGGCCACCTACGAGGCCTTCCTGCCCCCGGACGCCTTCATCCACGTGGACGACTTCGGCTCCGTCCGGGAGCTGGCCCGCTTCCTGTCGGGCATGAACGCCAGCTGCTACCAGCTCTTCTTCCGCTGGCGAGAGCGGCTGGCCGTCAGGCTGCACGCCGACTGGAGGGAACGTTTCTGCACCATCTGTTCTCGTTATCCGCACTTGCCCCGGGGGCGGGTCTACCGGGACCTGGAGGCCTGGTTCCGGGGGGGTGACGGCCCgcagggagaggggccgggaggg GgtactgcttcctcctacctgttacTCATTTTAGAGCCTGTCAAACCTGGCATCAACCCAGCTAGGCTGTAA